The following are from one region of the Bactrocera oleae isolate idBacOlea1 chromosome 6, idBacOlea1, whole genome shotgun sequence genome:
- the Zasp67 gene encoding PDZ and LIM domain protein 2 isoform X5, with amino-acid sequence MVIDIKMCRFENVNWGFRLVGGADFEFPLTVVKVNEGSIAEEAGLREGDVIVRINDTAISPLTHEEADKVIRHCGNVFYIGVQREGEEQLVPKIFPVYGAERPTSPQTFIDVSGRKSPIPRQLEDEAELQTELLPELPERPSSVLSEQSEIKLVEEEIAAVLSGESEVLTDHNVLGVNFYRLFPKPGVCMTSDVLRTLNEDATKTRAEKDKENKKWSTFLVKPDRPIPKSKEQIEAERRAANAYKVKIVKSAPKSRSVSPMPRPIEPPTQPVEPTVSVESKQPSPPKVEEIEEPPPADSELPNLEDIQIIVESPAEDKEGQQVDTLEKLTLTADNQAGNEEDAQSNNEEISCTNETTLILEDKIEESTTANDIAATSGASTEPENSLPRREKSEEELALERQLADVQRQLAALSSLPSTIQSTLDAVTKQLATLLPAFQLQTATQPSLAPVPPSAETRSINLENIDEGAEVNKGESETHEAYSSCDQDGSGVTENIAVVADDVRESVATDATTLDAAKIQEAKQNKEDTQQMEEEQNVKKQKRQTVRFEL; translated from the exons ATGGTGATcgatattaaaatgtgtcgcttcGAAAACGTGAATTGGGGGTTTCGTTTGGTCGGCGGTGCGGACTTCGAATTTCCGCTGACGGTCGTTAAG gTCAATGAGGGCAGCATAGCCGAGGAAGCCGGTTTGCGTGAAGGTGACGTCATTGTACGCATTAACGACACTGCTATCTCACCACTGACACACGAAGAGGCAGACAAGGTAATAAGGCACTGTGGAAATGTGTTCTACATCGGGGTTCAACG TGAGGGCGAAGAGCAATTGGTGCCGAAGATATTCCCTGTTTACGGAGCTGAACGCCCCACATCACCACAAACTTTCATCGATGTGAGTGGACGTAAGAGCCCTATTCCTCGTCAACTGGAAGATGAAGCAGAGCTGCAGACAGAACTTTTACCTGAGCTTCCAGAACGACCGTCGTCGGTGCTTTCGGAACAATCGGAAATCAAGTTGGTGGAAGAAGAAATCGCTGCGGTACTTTCGGGTGAATCAGAGGTCCTAACGGACCATAATGTTTTGGG TGTCAATTTCTACAGACTTTTTCCCAAGCCTGGCGTCTGTATGACCAGCGATGTGTTGCGAACCCTCAACGAAGATGCAACCAAAACTAGAGCAGAGAAagataaagaaaacaaaaagtgGTCAACGTTTCTGGTGAAACCGGATCGTCCCATACCGAAGAGCAAGGAACAAATCGAGGCCGAACGCAGAGCTGCCAATGCATACAAGGTTAAGATAGTTAAGTCAGCCCCAAAATCGCGTTCAGTATCACCGATG CCACGACCAATCGAACCACCGACACAGCCAGTTGAACCAACGGTGTCAGTAGAAAGTAAACAACCGTCACCACCAAAGGTTGAAGAAATTGAAGAGCCTCCACCAGCGGACAGCGAATTGCCTAATTTGGAGGATATACAAATTATAGTCGAATCACCAGCTGAGGACAAAGAAGGTCAGCAAGTGGACACGCTTGAAAAGCTAACATTGACTGCTGATAACCAAGCAGGAAATGAAGAAGACGCTCAAAGCAATAACGAGGAAATATCGTGCACAAACGAGACGACACTCATATTAGaagataaaattgaagaatctaCAACAGCAAATGATATTGCAGCTACGTCAGGAGCTTCTACTGAACCTGAAAACTCCTTACCCCGTCGTGAAAAATCCGAAGAAGAACTAGCACTTGAACGTCAACTGGCCGATGTGCAACGCCAATTGGCCGCACTCTCTTCCCTGCCCTCCACCATACAATCTACCCTCGACGCAGTCACAAAGCAGTTGGCAACACTTTTGCCAGCCTTCCAGTTGCAGACCGCAACTCAGCCATCGCTGGCTCCCGTTCCACCTTCAGCTGAGACGCGCTctattaatttagaaaatattgacGAAGGCGCTGAAGTTAACAAAGGAGAAAGCGAAA CACATGAGGCTTACTCCAGTTGCGATCAGGATGGTTCAGGAGTTACTGAGAATATTGCTGTGGTTGCAGACGATGTCAGAGAAAGCGTTGCAACCGATGCCACCACTTTGGATGCAGCGAAGATTCAGGaggcaaaacaaaataaagaagATACGCAACAAATGGAGGAGGAGCAGAATGTGAAGAAACAAAAG CGGCAAACAGTACGCTTTGAATTATGA